A stretch of Pseudomonas sp. LRP2-20 DNA encodes these proteins:
- the mprF gene encoding bifunctional lysylphosphatidylglycerol flippase/synthetase MprF translates to MTSHTPEPQVPLASALPTAAQRLPWLERLSRYRQPIGLAVTLLLFAMALIACRHLLSELDIYALHDAMLDVPAQALIGALLATVAGFVILLGYEWSASRYAAVKLPPRTLVMGGFSAFAIGNAIGLSMLSGGSVRYRLYARQGLGAAEVARMTVFASLSLGCALPPLAALATLSNLPAAAAALRLPATVLAGIAVAVLVITAALVIGLYRRRLPEQPLADNLLVQLGRRTLRLPGGRLAALQLLITALDVAAAATVLYLLLPEAPPFGAFVLVYLLALAAGVLSHVPGGVGVFEAILLAAFADKLGAAPLAAALLLYRLIYVVLPLLLACVLLLANEARRLLFAQQAIKAASGLGAPILAILVFLSGVVLLFSGVTPEIDTRLEHMGFLVPHRLIDASHFGASLIGVLCLLLAQGLRRRLSAAWLLTTVLLLVGALLSILKGFDWEEASLLTLTAALLAIFRRSFYRPSRLLELPFSPVYLVASACVVGASVWLLLFAYQDVPYTHKLWWQFTLDADAPRGLRAALGSAVLLVIVALTWLLRTARPVIHLPDDTELQRANHILLASDQPDGGLALTGDKALLFHPSDNAFLMYARRGRSLVALYDPIGPAQERAEMIWQFRDLCDLHHARPVFYQVRAENLPFYMDIGLTALKLGEEARVDLRRFDLEAKGKEMKDLRYTWNRGGRDGLSLEIHEPGQAPLAELKEISDAWLGGKNVREKGFSLGRFSPEYLQHFRIALIRFQGRPVAFANLLETHSNELASLDLMRAHPEAPKLTMEFMMIGLILHYKSHDYGRFSLGMVPLSGLQPRRGAPLTQRLGSMVFRRGEQLYNFQGLRRFKDKFQPDWEPRYMAVPAGLDPLVALADTAALIAGGLTGLVKR, encoded by the coding sequence ATGACATCTCACACCCCTGAACCCCAGGTGCCACTAGCCTCGGCGCTGCCGACTGCTGCCCAGCGCCTGCCTTGGCTGGAGCGGTTGAGCCGTTACCGTCAGCCGATTGGCCTGGCCGTGACCTTGCTGCTGTTTGCCATGGCGCTGATTGCCTGCCGGCATCTGTTGAGCGAACTGGACATCTACGCCCTGCACGATGCCATGCTCGACGTGCCGGCACAGGCACTGATCGGCGCCCTGCTGGCGACCGTGGCAGGGTTCGTGATCCTGCTGGGCTACGAGTGGTCGGCCAGCCGTTACGCTGCCGTCAAGCTGCCGCCACGAACCTTGGTGATGGGCGGCTTCAGCGCCTTCGCCATTGGCAACGCGATCGGCCTGTCGATGCTCTCGGGGGGCTCGGTGCGCTACCGCCTGTATGCGCGCCAGGGCCTGGGCGCCGCCGAAGTCGCGCGCATGACCGTGTTTGCCAGCCTGTCGTTGGGGTGTGCGCTGCCACCGCTGGCAGCATTGGCCACCTTGAGCAACCTGCCGGCAGCGGCAGCAGCCTTGCGCTTGCCTGCGACAGTGCTGGCCGGTATCGCCGTCGCCGTGCTGGTTATCACTGCCGCACTGGTGATCGGGCTGTATCGCCGCCGCCTGCCGGAGCAACCACTGGCCGACAACCTGCTGGTGCAGCTGGGCCGCCGCACCCTGCGCCTGCCCGGAGGCCGCCTGGCGGCCCTGCAATTGCTGATCACCGCACTGGACGTGGCCGCAGCCGCCACCGTGCTCTACCTGCTACTGCCAGAGGCACCACCTTTCGGCGCCTTCGTGCTGGTCTACCTGCTGGCCCTGGCCGCAGGTGTGCTCAGCCATGTACCGGGTGGCGTCGGGGTGTTCGAAGCGATCCTGCTGGCTGCCTTCGCCGACAAGCTGGGCGCTGCGCCACTGGCCGCCGCTCTGTTGCTGTACCGGCTGATCTATGTGGTGCTGCCACTGCTGCTGGCCTGCGTGCTGCTGCTGGCCAACGAAGCACGCCGCCTGCTGTTCGCCCAGCAAGCCATCAAGGCGGCCTCGGGCCTGGGCGCGCCGATCCTGGCGATTCTGGTGTTCCTGTCGGGCGTGGTGCTGCTGTTCTCAGGCGTCACCCCGGAAATCGACACGCGCCTGGAGCACATGGGCTTTCTCGTGCCACACCGGCTGATAGATGCCTCGCACTTCGGCGCCAGCCTGATTGGCGTGCTCTGCCTGCTGCTGGCCCAGGGCCTGCGCCGACGCCTTTCGGCGGCCTGGCTGCTGACCACCGTGTTGCTGCTGGTCGGCGCGCTGCTGTCGATTCTCAAAGGGTTCGACTGGGAAGAAGCCAGCCTGCTGACCCTGACCGCAGCCCTGCTGGCCATCTTCCGCCGCTCGTTCTATCGGCCGAGCCGACTGCTCGAACTGCCGTTTTCGCCGGTATACCTGGTGGCCAGTGCCTGCGTGGTCGGCGCTTCGGTGTGGCTGCTGCTGTTCGCCTACCAGGACGTACCCTATACCCACAAGCTGTGGTGGCAGTTCACCCTGGACGCCGACGCCCCGCGCGGCCTGCGCGCCGCCCTGGGCAGCGCGGTGCTGCTGGTGATCGTCGCCCTGACCTGGCTGCTGCGCACCGCCCGCCCGGTCATTCACCTGCCTGACGACACCGAGCTGCAGCGCGCCAACCACATCCTGCTGGCCTCCGACCAGCCCGACGGTGGCCTGGCATTGACCGGCGACAAGGCCTTGCTGTTCCACCCCAGCGACAATGCCTTTCTCATGTATGCCCGCCGTGGCCGCAGCCTGGTGGCCCTGTACGACCCGATCGGCCCGGCCCAGGAACGCGCCGAGATGATCTGGCAGTTCCGCGACCTGTGCGACCTGCACCACGCCCGTCCGGTGTTCTACCAGGTACGCGCGGAGAACCTGCCGTTCTACATGGATATTGGCCTGACTGCCCTGAAGCTGGGCGAGGAAGCGCGGGTCGACCTGCGCCGCTTCGACCTCGAAGCCAAAGGCAAGGAAATGAAGGACCTGCGCTACACCTGGAACCGCGGCGGCCGGGATGGCCTGAGCCTGGAGATCCACGAACCCGGCCAGGCTCCGCTGGCCGAGCTCAAGGAGATCTCCGACGCCTGGCTCGGCGGCAAGAACGTGCGCGAGAAAGGCTTCTCGCTGGGGCGCTTCAGCCCCGAGTACCTGCAGCACTTCCGTATCGCCCTGATTCGTTTCCAGGGTCGGCCGGTGGCCTTCGCCAACCTGCTGGAAACCCACAGCAACGAACTGGCCAGCCTCGACCTGATGCGCGCTCACCCCGAGGCGCCGAAGCTGACCATGGAATTCATGATGATCGGCTTGATATTGCATTACAAAAGCCATGACTACGGCCGCTTCAGCCTGGGCATGGTCCCGCTTTCCGGCCTGCAGCCACGGCGCGGCGCCCCCTTGACCCAGCGCCTGGGTTCGATGGTGTTCCGCCGTGGCGAGCAGCTCTACAACTTCCAGGGCCTGCGGCGCTTCAAGGACAAGTTCCAGCCGGACTGGGAACCTCGTTACATGGCCGTACCGGCCGGGCTCGACCCGCTGGTAGCACTGGCCGATACTGCCGCCCTGATTGCTGGCGGCCTGACTGGATTGGTGAAACGCTGA
- the dinB gene encoding DNA polymerase IV, whose translation MRKIIHIDCDCFYAAIEMRDDPRLAGRPMAVGGSPDRRGVIATCNYEARAYGVRSAMSSRHALKLCPDLEIVKPRFEAYREASREIHAIFRDYTELIEPLSLDEAYLDVSESQWYAGSATRIAEDIRRRVARTLHITVSAGVAPNKFLAKIASDWRKPNGIFVITPEQVEAFVAALPVAKLHGVGKVTADKLNRLGIDTCLDLREWSRLALAREFGSFGERLWGLARGIDERAVHNDSRRQSVSVENTYDNDLPDLASCLERLPELLESLNERIARMDSSYRPDKPFVKVKFHDFSQTTMEQAGAGRDLESYRQLLRQAFARGGKPVRLLGVGVRLRDLRGAHEQLELFPGN comes from the coding sequence GTGCGCAAGATCATCCATATCGACTGCGATTGCTTTTACGCCGCAATCGAGATGCGTGACGACCCGCGCCTGGCCGGTCGCCCCATGGCGGTGGGCGGTTCCCCGGATCGTCGCGGGGTGATTGCCACCTGCAATTATGAGGCGCGAGCCTATGGCGTGCGTTCAGCCATGTCGTCCCGGCATGCCCTCAAGCTTTGCCCTGACCTTGAGATCGTCAAACCTCGCTTCGAAGCCTATCGGGAAGCATCACGGGAAATTCATGCGATTTTTCGCGACTACACCGAGTTGATCGAACCGTTGTCACTGGATGAAGCGTATCTGGATGTCAGTGAAAGCCAGTGGTATGCCGGTAGCGCTACACGCATCGCCGAGGACATTCGCCGGCGGGTCGCCCGCACGCTGCATATCACGGTTTCTGCGGGGGTCGCGCCGAACAAGTTTCTGGCCAAGATCGCCAGTGACTGGCGTAAGCCCAATGGCATATTCGTGATTACCCCGGAGCAAGTCGAGGCCTTCGTTGCTGCCTTGCCGGTGGCCAAGCTGCATGGTGTGGGCAAGGTGACTGCGGACAAGTTGAACCGCCTGGGTATCGATACCTGTCTCGACTTGCGGGAGTGGTCGCGGTTGGCGTTGGCACGGGAGTTTGGCAGTTTTGGCGAGCGGCTCTGGGGCTTGGCACGGGGGATTGATGAGCGTGCGGTTCACAACGATAGCCGCAGGCAGTCGGTGAGCGTCGAAAACACCTATGACAACGACCTGCCAGACCTGGCCAGTTGCCTCGAACGTTTGCCTGAACTGCTCGAAAGCCTCAATGAGCGAATTGCCCGGATGGACAGCAGTTACCGCCCGGACAAACCATTCGTCAAGGTCAAGTTCCATGACTTCAGCCAGACGACCATGGAACAGGCGGGGGCGGGCAGGGACCTGGAAAGCTACCGTCAGTTGCTGCGCCAGGCGTTTGCCCGGGGTGGCAAGCCGGTGCGCTTGCTGGGGGTGGGGGTGAGGCTGCGGGATCTGCGCGGGGCGCACGAGCAGTTGGAGCTGTTTCCCGGCAATTGA
- a CDS encoding proline--tRNA ligase — MRTSQYLLATQKETPADAVVISHQLMLRAGMIRKLASGLYTWLPMGLRVMRKVENVVREEMNAAGALEVLMPSIQPAELWQESGRWEQYGPELLRLKDRHQRDFCVGPTHEEVITDLARNELSSYKQLPLNMYQIQTKFRDEIRPRFGLMRGREFIMKDAYSFHADQASLQETYDRMHQAYTNIFTRLGLDFRPVQADTGSIGGSYSHEFHVLAESGEDDVIFSDSSDYAANIEKAEAIPRETVRPAPTEQLRLVDTPDAKTIAQLVENHGLAIEKTVKTLIVRGAEEGKLVALIVRGDHELNEIKAAKLEQVADPLVMATDAELREAIGAGAGSLGPLNLPLEIVIDRSVALMSDFGIGANIDDKHYFGVNWERDLPVPQVADLRNVVEGDPSPDGQGTLVIKRGIEVGHIFQLGTKYSEALKCQVLGENGKPVTLSMGCYGIGVSRVVAAAIEQSYDDKGIIWNDALAPFQIALVPLRYETDVVREATDKLYAELTAAGYEVLLDDRDKKTSPGIKFADMELIGIPHRIVVSDRGLADGNLEYKHRTEQEAQQLPLNEVLSFLQARVRR, encoded by the coding sequence ATGCGCACCAGTCAATATTTGCTCGCCACCCAGAAAGAAACCCCTGCCGACGCAGTGGTCATCAGCCATCAGCTCATGCTGCGTGCCGGCATGATCCGCAAACTGGCTTCCGGCCTGTACACCTGGCTGCCGATGGGCCTGCGGGTGATGCGCAAGGTCGAGAACGTTGTGCGCGAGGAAATGAACGCCGCCGGCGCCCTGGAAGTGCTGATGCCAAGCATCCAGCCTGCCGAGCTGTGGCAGGAGTCCGGCCGCTGGGAACAGTACGGTCCTGAGCTGCTGCGCCTGAAAGACCGCCACCAGCGTGACTTCTGCGTCGGCCCGACCCACGAAGAAGTCATCACCGACCTGGCCCGCAACGAGCTGTCCAGCTATAAACAGCTGCCGCTCAACATGTACCAGATCCAGACCAAATTCCGTGACGAGATTCGCCCACGCTTCGGCCTGATGCGCGGCCGCGAATTCATCATGAAGGACGCCTACTCCTTCCATGCCGACCAGGCTTCCCTGCAGGAAACCTACGACCGCATGCACCAGGCGTACACCAACATTTTCACTCGCCTGGGCCTGGACTTCCGCCCAGTGCAGGCTGATACCGGTTCCATCGGTGGCAGCTACTCCCACGAATTCCACGTCCTGGCCGAGTCGGGCGAGGACGACGTTATCTTCAGCGACAGCTCCGACTACGCCGCCAACATCGAGAAGGCCGAAGCCATCCCGCGTGAAACGGTACGCCCTGCGCCTACCGAGCAACTGCGCCTGGTCGACACGCCGGATGCCAAGACCATCGCCCAACTGGTGGAAAACCACGGCCTGGCGATCGAGAAGACCGTCAAGACCCTGATCGTGCGCGGCGCCGAAGAGGGCAAGCTGGTCGCCCTGATCGTCCGTGGCGACCACGAACTCAACGAAATCAAGGCCGCCAAGCTGGAACAGGTCGCCGATCCGCTGGTCATGGCCACCGACGCCGAGCTGCGCGAAGCCATTGGTGCCGGTGCCGGTTCGCTCGGCCCGCTGAACCTGCCACTGGAAATCGTGATCGATCGCTCGGTTGCCCTGATGAGCGACTTCGGCATCGGTGCCAACATCGACGACAAGCACTACTTCGGCGTGAACTGGGAGCGTGACCTGCCGGTTCCACAGGTTGCCGACCTGCGCAATGTCGTCGAAGGCGACCCAAGCCCGGACGGCCAGGGCACCCTGGTGATCAAGCGTGGCATCGAAGTCGGCCATATCTTCCAGCTCGGCACCAAGTACAGCGAGGCACTCAAGTGCCAGGTCCTGGGTGAGAACGGCAAGCCGGTCACCCTGTCCATGGGCTGCTACGGCATTGGTGTGTCCCGCGTGGTCGCCGCCGCCATCGAGCAGAGCTACGACGACAAAGGCATCATCTGGAACGACGCCCTGGCACCGTTCCAGATTGCCCTGGTACCACTGCGTTACGAAACCGACGTGGTGCGCGAGGCAACAGACAAGCTGTACGCCGAGCTGACCGCTGCCGGCTACGAGGTCCTGCTGGACGACCGCGACAAGAAGACCAGCCCCGGCATCAAGTTCGCCGACATGGAGCTGATCGGCATTCCACACCGCATCGTCGTCAGCGACCGCGGCCTGGCCGACGGCAATCTGGAGTACAAGCACCGCACCGAGCAGGAGGCCCAACAGCTGCCGCTCAATGAAGTGCTGTCCTTCCTGCAGGCCCGCGTTCGCCGCTGA
- a CDS encoding OprD family porin, which yields MRVMKWSMIALAVAAGTSQMAVASSQDEAKGFLEDSKLNVKTRMLYFSRDFRNNEPGTQSRVEETGLGFLGTYESGFTQGVIGVGVDAIGMLGVKLDSGKGRHSTGQFPTDADGRAQDEFSEGGGAVKLRISDTVLKVGDQFTALPVLATDDSRLLPEVAQGALITSNEIKGLTLNAGHFTALNAQSQTFHDSLHLKQADVIGGTYAFTNNLSTSLYYSKVEDYWRKYYANLNWALPLSDKQGLVFDFNIYDTKSDGQGLQRAEKDGVTKLDNQAYSLSGAYNIGAHTFTLAYQKVHGDGDYGYGVDGGGTIFLANSVARSDFNAEDEKSWQARYDLNFAEFGVPGLTFMTRYVRGSDANTASTSNGKEWERDVDIKYVLQQGPAKDLSFRVRQATYRSSDGVYYGSSSIDELRLIVEYPLSIL from the coding sequence ATGCGCGTGATGAAGTGGAGCATGATCGCCCTGGCCGTTGCGGCAGGGACCTCGCAGATGGCAGTGGCCTCGTCCCAGGACGAAGCCAAGGGTTTCCTCGAAGACAGCAAGCTGAACGTCAAGACTCGCATGCTGTACTTCAGCCGCGACTTCCGTAACAACGAGCCAGGCACCCAGAGCCGCGTTGAAGAAACCGGCCTCGGCTTCCTCGGCACTTACGAGTCGGGCTTCACCCAAGGCGTGATCGGCGTGGGCGTCGATGCCATCGGCATGCTCGGCGTGAAACTGGACAGCGGCAAAGGCCGCCACAGCACCGGCCAGTTCCCGACTGACGCCGACGGCCGTGCACAGGACGAGTTCTCCGAAGGCGGCGGCGCAGTCAAACTGCGCATCTCCGACACCGTGCTGAAAGTCGGTGACCAATTCACTGCCCTGCCAGTGCTTGCGACCGATGACAGCCGCCTGCTGCCAGAAGTAGCTCAAGGCGCGCTGATCACCAGCAACGAAATCAAGGGTCTGACCCTCAACGCCGGTCACTTCACCGCGCTGAATGCCCAGTCCCAGACCTTCCATGACAGCCTGCACCTGAAGCAGGCCGACGTCATCGGCGGCACCTACGCCTTCACCAACAACCTGTCCACCAGCCTGTACTACTCCAAAGTCGAAGACTACTGGCGCAAGTACTACGCCAACCTGAACTGGGCGCTGCCGCTCTCGGACAAACAAGGTCTGGTGTTCGACTTCAACATCTATGATACCAAGAGCGATGGCCAAGGCCTGCAGCGCGCCGAGAAAGATGGCGTGACCAAGCTCGACAACCAGGCCTACAGCCTGTCGGGCGCCTACAACATCGGCGCACACACCTTCACCCTGGCCTACCAGAAAGTCCACGGTGACGGCGACTACGGCTATGGCGTGGACGGTGGCGGTACCATCTTCCTGGCCAACTCCGTGGCCCGCTCCGACTTCAACGCCGAAGACGAGAAATCCTGGCAGGCTCGCTACGACCTGAACTTCGCCGAGTTCGGTGTACCTGGCCTGACCTTCATGACCCGTTACGTGCGTGGTAGCGATGCCAACACCGCTTCCACCAGCAATGGCAAGGAATGGGAACGCGACGTGGACATCAAGTACGTGCTGCAGCAAGGCCCGGCCAAGGACCTGAGCTTCCGCGTTCGCCAGGCTACCTACCGCTCCAGCGATGGCGTCTACTACGGTTCGAGCTCGATCGACGAACTGCGCCTGATCGTCGAGTACCCGCTGAGCATCCTGTAA
- a CDS encoding HIT family protein produces MFDMDSRLQQDSLVLGDFPLCRLLLSKDANYPWFILVPKRAGVSELFDLSQEDQAQLWKETTYLAEALKREFAADKMNVATLGNVVSQMHMHVIVRHQDDPAWPAPVWGKVPAVGYAAGQVDAIRQRLRTLLTQDYQEA; encoded by the coding sequence GTGTTTGATATGGATTCGCGTTTGCAACAGGATTCCCTGGTGCTGGGTGACTTTCCGCTGTGCCGTCTGCTGCTCAGCAAGGACGCCAATTACCCGTGGTTCATCCTGGTGCCCAAGCGCGCAGGCGTTAGCGAGTTGTTCGACCTGAGCCAGGAAGACCAGGCGCAGCTGTGGAAAGAAACCACCTATCTGGCCGAAGCGCTCAAGCGCGAGTTCGCGGCTGACAAGATGAACGTTGCCACGCTGGGTAACGTGGTCAGTCAGATGCACATGCATGTGATCGTTCGCCACCAGGATGATCCGGCCTGGCCAGCGCCCGTCTGGGGCAAGGTGCCGGCTGTCGGCTACGCAGCGGGGCAGGTGGATGCCATTCGTCAGCGTCTGCGTACACTGCTGACTCAAGATTACCAGGAGGCCTGA
- a CDS encoding SlyX family protein has protein sequence MSPESRIIELETRQAFQDDTIQSLNDVVVEQGRVIERLQLQMAELIKRYEEMVGQYGSEGEEAPPPHY, from the coding sequence ATGTCGCCGGAGTCGCGCATCATCGAGCTGGAAACCCGTCAGGCGTTCCAGGACGATACGATCCAGTCGCTGAATGATGTGGTGGTCGAGCAGGGGCGGGTCATCGAGCGCCTGCAGCTGCAGATGGCCGAGCTGATCAAGCGTTATGAAGAAATGGTCGGGCAGTACGGCAGTGAAGGGGAAGAGGCGCCGCCACCTCATTACTGA
- a CDS encoding cold-shock protein has translation MFKIVHLVTGVAALLLSLLPSLKPDAIPFLQQPDAVYLALLGLLNLLLAPVVPLYYRGTRQQLQYLACALLVVAAVLQTLTLLARPEMGNLAALVCAALAVALHLVAGFARSGKKARASQGAPLEAGKRDTGTVKWFNTSKGFGFISRDSGDDIFVHFRAIRGEGHRILVEGQRVEFSVMHRDKGLQAEDVVAVNRR, from the coding sequence ATGTTCAAGATCGTCCATCTGGTGACGGGCGTTGCGGCTTTGCTGCTATCGCTCCTGCCCAGCCTCAAACCCGATGCTATACCCTTCCTGCAGCAACCCGACGCGGTCTATCTGGCCCTGCTCGGCCTGCTCAACCTGCTGCTGGCCCCAGTCGTGCCACTGTATTACCGCGGCACGCGGCAACAGCTGCAATACCTGGCCTGCGCCCTGCTGGTGGTGGCGGCGGTCCTGCAGACCCTGACCCTGCTGGCACGCCCTGAAATGGGCAACCTGGCGGCACTGGTCTGCGCCGCGCTGGCCGTCGCCCTGCACCTGGTGGCCGGCTTCGCCCGCAGCGGCAAGAAAGCGCGCGCCAGCCAAGGTGCGCCACTGGAAGCCGGCAAGCGTGATACCGGCACCGTGAAGTGGTTCAACACCTCCAAGGGCTTCGGTTTCATTTCCCGCGATTCGGGCGACGACATCTTCGTCCACTTCCGCGCTATCCGCGGCGAGGGCCACCGCATCCTGGTCGAAGGCCAGCGCGTGGAGTTCTCGGTGATGCACCGCGACAAAGGCCTGCAGGCCGAAGACGTGGTCGCGGTGAACCGCCGTTGA
- a CDS encoding Dps family protein, which yields MAIDIGINEEDRKSIVEGLSRLLSDTYVLYLKTHNFHWNVTGPSFRTLHLMFEEQYNELALAVDSIAERIRALGFPAPGSYAFYARHSSIKEEEGVPHADEMIRQLVQGQEAVVRTARSIFPVVEKVSDEPTADLLTQRMQVHEKTAWMLRVLLDGN from the coding sequence ATGGCAATCGATATCGGTATCAATGAAGAAGATCGCAAGTCCATCGTCGAAGGGCTTTCCCGCCTGTTGTCGGATACCTACGTGCTGTATCTGAAAACCCATAACTTCCACTGGAACGTCACCGGTCCGTCGTTCCGTACCCTGCACCTGATGTTCGAGGAGCAGTACAACGAACTGGCCCTGGCGGTGGATTCGATCGCCGAGCGGATACGCGCGCTGGGCTTTCCGGCACCGGGCTCGTATGCCTTCTATGCGCGACATTCCTCGATCAAGGAGGAAGAGGGGGTTCCACACGCAGACGAGATGATCCGCCAGTTGGTGCAGGGGCAGGAAGCCGTGGTGCGCACAGCCCGCAGCATCTTCCCAGTGGTGGAAAAGGTCAGCGATGAACCGACCGCTGATCTGCTGACCCAGCGCATGCAGGTGCATGAAAAGACAGCCTGGATGCTGCGAGTACTGCTCGACGGTAATTGA
- a CDS encoding ribbon-helix-helix domain-containing protein produces MQAIKRAVRVGHWPGKRCIDPFKADFDMLQTEPVSRSVRLNGFSTCLRLEAVYWGILEQIAAANQCSVSAVLSYVDREVHLRQGGVRNFSGLIRVICVAWLRDPPSAR; encoded by the coding sequence ATGCAAGCAATCAAGCGTGCGGTGAGGGTGGGGCACTGGCCCGGCAAGCGGTGCATCGACCCGTTCAAGGCCGATTTCGACATGCTGCAGACTGAGCCTGTATCGCGCTCGGTGCGGTTGAATGGTTTTTCCACTTGCCTGCGCCTGGAGGCCGTGTATTGGGGTATCCTCGAGCAGATTGCCGCAGCGAACCAGTGCTCGGTCAGTGCCGTGCTGTCTTATGTCGATCGCGAGGTGCACCTGCGTCAGGGCGGGGTGCGCAACTTCAGCGGGCTGATCCGGGTGATCTGTGTCGCCTGGTTGCGCGATCCGCCGAGTGCACGCTGA
- a CDS encoding FmdB family zinc ribbon protein, protein MPLYDYQCASCDHRMEVLQKISAAPLTDCPACQAPALKKLLSVPGFRLSGNGWYETDFKTGAKKNLAGGDKAD, encoded by the coding sequence ATGCCCCTTTATGACTATCAATGTGCTTCCTGCGATCACCGGATGGAGGTGCTGCAGAAGATCAGCGCCGCGCCGCTGACCGACTGCCCGGCCTGTCAGGCGCCGGCATTGAAGAAACTGCTGTCGGTCCCCGGTTTCCGCCTGAGTGGCAACGGCTGGTACGAAACCGACTTCAAGACCGGGGCGAAAAAGAACCTGGCCGGCGGCGACAAGGCCGACTGA
- the aspS gene encoding aspartate--tRNA ligase, producing MMRSHYCGQLNESLDGQEVTLCGWVHRRRDHGGVIFLDIRDREGMAQVVFDPDRAETFAAADRVRSEYVVQITGKVRKRPEGAVNANMASGAIEILGYQLNVLNEAETPPFPLNEYSDVGEETRLRYRFIDLRRPEMADKLRLRSRITSSIRRFLDENGFLDVETPILTRATPEGARDYLVPSRTHAGSFFALPQSPQLFKQLLMVAGFDRYYQIAKCFRDEDLRADRQPEFTQIDIETSFLDEAEIMGLTESMIRKLFKEVLDLEFGEFPHMTFEEAMRRYGSDKPDLRIPLELVDVADQLKDVDFKVFAGPANDPKCRVTALRLPGGASMPRSKIDEYTKFVGIYGAKGLAYIKVNERAKGVEGLQSPIVKNIPEANLNTILDRVGAVDGDIVFFGADKFKVVSEALGALRIRLGHDFELLTCEWAPMWVVDFPMFEENEDGSFTALHHPFTAPKCTPQELEANPATALSRAYDMVLNGTELGGGSIRIHRKEMQQAVFRLLGIEAAEQEEKFGFLLDALKFGAPPHGGLAFGLDRLVMLMTGAQSIREVIAFPKTQSAACVMTQAPGMVDAKALRELHIRLREQTKVE from the coding sequence ATGATGCGCAGCCATTATTGCGGCCAACTGAACGAGAGCCTGGACGGCCAGGAAGTCACCCTTTGCGGCTGGGTCCATCGTCGCCGCGACCACGGCGGGGTGATCTTCCTCGACATCCGTGACCGCGAAGGCATGGCCCAGGTCGTGTTCGACCCGGATCGCGCCGAAACCTTCGCCGCCGCCGACCGCGTGCGCAGCGAGTACGTCGTGCAGATCACCGGCAAGGTGCGCAAGCGCCCGGAAGGCGCGGTGAACGCCAACATGGCGTCCGGCGCCATCGAGATCCTCGGCTACCAGCTGAACGTGCTCAACGAAGCGGAAACCCCGCCGTTCCCGCTGAACGAATACTCCGACGTCGGCGAGGAAACCCGCCTGCGCTACCGCTTCATCGACCTGCGTCGTCCGGAAATGGCCGACAAGCTGCGCCTGCGTTCGCGCATCACCAGCAGCATCCGTCGCTTCCTCGATGAAAACGGCTTCCTCGACGTCGAAACCCCGATCCTTACCCGTGCTACGCCGGAAGGCGCACGTGACTATCTGGTGCCGAGCCGTACCCACGCAGGCAGCTTCTTCGCCTTGCCGCAGTCGCCTCAGCTGTTCAAGCAGCTGCTGATGGTTGCCGGTTTCGACCGCTACTACCAGATCGCCAAGTGCTTCCGCGACGAAGACCTGCGTGCAGACCGCCAGCCGGAATTCACCCAGATCGACATCGAGACCAGCTTCCTCGACGAAGCCGAGATCATGGGCCTCACCGAGAGCATGATCCGCAAGCTGTTCAAGGAAGTGCTGGATCTGGAATTCGGCGAATTCCCGCACATGACCTTCGAAGAGGCCATGCGCCGCTACGGTTCCGACAAGCCTGACCTGCGTATCCCGCTGGAACTGGTCGACGTTGCCGACCAGCTCAAAGATGTCGACTTCAAGGTCTTCGCCGGCCCGGCCAACGATCCTAAGTGCCGCGTCACCGCCCTGCGCCTGCCAGGCGGCGCCAGCATGCCGCGCAGCAAGATCGACGAGTACACCAAGTTCGTCGGCATCTACGGTGCCAAGGGCCTGGCCTACATCAAGGTCAACGAGCGCGCCAAGGGCGTCGAAGGCCTGCAGTCGCCGATCGTCAAGAACATCCCTGAGGCCAACCTCAACACCATCCTCGACCGCGTAGGCGCTGTCGACGGTGACATCGTGTTCTTCGGTGCCGACAAGTTCAAGGTCGTCAGCGAAGCCCTGGGCGCGCTGCGTATCCGCCTGGGCCACGACTTCGAGCTGCTGACCTGCGAGTGGGCGCCGATGTGGGTCGTCGACTTCCCGATGTTCGAAGAAAACGAAGACGGCAGCTTCACCGCGCTGCACCACCCGTTCACGGCGCCGAAGTGCACTCCGCAAGAGCTTGAGGCCAACCCGGCCACCGCCCTGTCCCGTGCTTACGACATGGTCCTGAACGGTACCGAGCTGGGTGGCGGTTCGATCCGTATCCATCGCAAGGAGATGCAGCAAGCGGTATTCCGCCTGCTGGGCATCGAAGCGGCGGAACAGGAAGAGAAGTTCGGCTTCCTGCTCGACGCCCTGAAGTTCGGTGCACCGCCTCACGGTGGCCTGGCCTTCGGCCTGGACCGTCTGGTCATGCTGATGACCGGCGCCCAGTCGATCCGTGAAGTGATCGCCTTCCCGAAAACCCAGAGCGCCGCGTGCGTGATGACCCAGGCTCCTGGCATGGTCGACGCCAAGGCCCTGCGCGAGCTGCACATTCGTCTGCGCGAGCAGACCAAGGTCGAGTAA